The following is a genomic window from Anopheles stephensi strain Indian unplaced genomic scaffold, UCI_ANSTEP_V1.0 ucontig336, whole genome shotgun sequence.
atcatttaaaaactgTGCAATGACATTTAATACTGACGATAGCATACCGCTTACGATACCCCTCAGACGatacgaaaatggaaaagcaagtGACCATATGACCGATTTTCGTACTGACCATTTAAGCAACGAtgtgaaaaaaaggttatgcAAAATTCTCCACATGaacaaatcagttttttaTGAACCCGACGCGAAGCTAACCTGTGCAAcaaatgttaaatgttttataaataccACTGACGAAATTCCAGTACACCAACGAGTTTACCCTTAACCCGCTGCTTATGTTGAAGAAGTaaatcttcaaataaaaaaatttttgaAAGATGGTATAATTAGACCATCGAGATCAGCTTGGACATCTCATCTTGAATCTTACAAATCTTAAAGTGCAGCTTAATAAATCGGAATTTGTTCCCCAAGAAGTAGAATTCCTTGGTCACATTTTTTCCCATGAAGGAGTAATACCTAATCcgcaaaaaatcgaaacgaataaaaagtttctggaagaaggcaatagtccggacgataaggagtcttatttttatgaaaacaaatcagtttaatatcgtgaaacataaccgttacaacgtaaaaaaaaaggtagagaaaatgaaattattagggtttattttcattttgatattatgtaatacaaatgcacaagaactaaaataacaaatttaatagatcaaccaattctcatactagaaaaacatccatgtaaaatgcaaaaatgtagTCCATGAaatcaacttcgaacatcgaaaatactataaatcagttaactcaagttgtttacagaccaaccaatagttccctatccataatcgcgaaacataaaatcagtaatttgcattcaagtttaattcacataaaaccaaggaaacgtttaacaaggagcatagaagctatagggtcggcttggaaatggatcggagGAAGCCCAGGTGCTCATGACCTgcagattattaatattacaatgaacgaactcattgaaagcaacaacatgcaatttcccgtcaacgaacaactcggaaacaaaattaaagcacttacaagcgagatggagcaactcatactacggaaaaacgacatcgttctgaatgaatttgacatgTTGATGGTATTGATCAATATAGATACGATCAAAATATCGTTATATCTCGTTgtctaaaatgtcaataacaagcatcaaaccatagtctcctcaagaaatcggcatagtaatacaacttttagcagatcaaggagttaagacagatgttcccgacgaagccattactttcgttacacctaaaatcgcagttaatcgtgagaagctgttgttcatccttaaggtccctgagttacaaaaggatgaatcaaaaataattgaaatctttgcgcTAGTTAACACATCCGTCGAACATCCGGTGACCCAGTAATTCCTGCGACGTCAGCTTATGTTTCGTACGGGACCACCAACAGCGTCGTCAGCTTATGCTTCGCACCGAACTTGCACCAACATCGTTTGCATCAAATGGCTTAGCAACCGAGATGCTGAATCAGCACCacctccgtttcctgttccaatccaattctcctaatccacatacatgtatcaatagttcaaataaatcactcttaatttgaccagcagtaaaaccagacgtcttaagtgtatatccgcgtccgaacctttataagtgtaaagtacaatttttaactggcgcccgattagggacctctacgttcaAAGTGAGGTGACAAGTTATCAAAGAAAGCCTACACAATAACGTTTAGAGGTACTAGCTGATTGTTCTACGTATacctaaaaacgaaagtgagacgaaaaacaatacaaaaactcTGCACAAAGTTTTAAGTGTCGTGACAagctagtgaaatcaatttaagacGTGGACGTACAAGTACCAAAAAGTGAGGTGAACCAAGTGAATATAAAACCTGCACAAGTGTACGAGAAGTTGCTGTATTCGAGACTCTCATCCCGAACGACACCGAAGACCCCTAGTAGAAAGACATCCCAAAAGGACCACCTGAAGTGTTACATCAGCCTTCTATCTCGAGACGTTACGAAGACATCGCTACGAGTACAACGCTACGGGGACATCTCTTCGTAGACATCACTTCGTTAGCATCGCAACGtggacaacgatgagctgcactcGCTTCAAAGTCTTCATGGTTCTACTGTAAGTCATTTTGAgtcaattgttattattagcggccgtattttttttttccttcgtaaaattttaagttttgAATAAGGGAATAATTAGAACTATTAGTGAACAATTAGGAAAAGTTAGAGAAGTGAGAATCTTGTCTGTTtccatcatttaaattttcaaatcactAAATCGTTTAAGGCGACGAATTTGTCAAAATTTTCCGTAAAATCAAACGTTTTGAAATACAATCTAGAAACCGAAAAATGAATCCATCAGAACAGTCTCATATTGTGCCACCAGCACAAACTATGACTCATCACGAATACGTTgaattaggtaaagtgccagattttgtgaaAGATCTTCCAGAATTTCACGGTCACCGAGCAAGCCTTCCTAGATGGTTTTTAGAAGtcgaaaatgtattgaaaatctatgaacgcttgccttgagattcaattgaataccacattatcgagtcaaccatcagaagaaaaatgaaaggtgAAGCTGCTGACGTTTTAGATTCcaatcccaactgacattttatagcaggcttatagcgtttttcgagttcttttagctaaatctcgatgcttaatcttgccttagagagcagcagatttagctaattataacagttcgaacacgtggtttcacgtagttttttcacccattttcttcggatccaagctgtcaaaGGCCAAAGGCGCAATgacagcgcaaatcaaaacaaaatcaaacaataacGCTCAAGCTTCCTTGTGATATTACGTCGGTGAATTtggatttattatttaaaattagtgTCCCATTGTTCCTCtgccagtgtgtgtgcgccagtgttcctttagagaagaaaacaatcggAAGGTAAGTTGGAAAATGGTGCTGTACGTTGTAAATAAAGTGCtaaaccatacctcatctttcgtagaaaacatgtttcgagaagcggcaaacacgaatcgatcgttaAAAAGTTGCACGTTGTCAGCTTTAAGGTCCAGATTGCCGCAGCTTACCATCAGGCCCAACAAAGTTGTGATACAGGCAGCTTCGATTACTCcaaccagcaaaacatcaCCCAGAATCAATGTTACTGCAGCACCGACTAAAGGTATAcctgaaaacaacaaaacatgatacaattcaatttttttaacaaaactttCAACTAACTCTTGCCATttatgtttcagcaacaaccagTGCAATACCTTCACGATTGTTAACACCAAACAGTTTTAACGCAGCTCCAGCCAAAGGTATAcctgagaacaacaaaacatgatacaattcaatattttgtaacAACACTATATCAACTAACTCTTACCATttatgtttcagcaacaaccagTGCAATACCTTCACGATTGTTACcaccaaacagttttaaagcagctccagccaaaggtatacctgagaacaacaaaacatgatacaatGCAATATTTTGTAACAACACTATATCAACTAACTCTTACCATttatgtttcagcaacaaccagTGCAATACCTTCACGATTGTTACcaccaaacagttttaaagcagctccagccaaaggtatacctgagaacaacaaaacatgatacaatGCAATATTTTGTAACAACACTATATCAACTAACTCTTACCATTTACTTACATTTACCGGATCCAGCAACAACCGCACAGTACAATCCTATGCTCCTCAATACATGTAAAATATATCGACCAACACCCACCGTTAAAAAGCCGGCACCATCCATCATCGATGCAACTtctgagaaagaaaaacgaaatgtgttaaatttgaaaacgGGAAAATTGTACCGACCAAAACTTCTTATAAATACATCTCCTGAGACAGTGTCTGTAGCATCACGCAGTACACAAACATCTATGCTGGATGCCGCGCAGACAAATCCAGCTACAAGCTCAGCATTTGAAAGTCAAACCAGCGAGCAACTAACTGTACTGAATAAGTCTGTTGCACTGATCTGGGCTGAGCTGAATTATTTGACTGATCACCGTAACAAAACAACTTATGGAGCAGGTACGATGCAGGGGCCGGGGCATCCAATAACAACATCGATTATGACACTACCGTTCCTTACATCGGAAGCAGAGCTAACTGCTTTCAACGAAAACTTAGGTAATGATGACTTTTTTGAAAGCGTCCTTCTTCTTATTAATGATAAAGTATCGGGAAAGCCGTATGCTAAAAATCGCATGCATGACACATTCATGATGCTGTTCGATAGAACATTTTTAGCGACATGCAGTTGGCGTGGTGGCGGTAAAAACGGCCCTAAAACAAGACTGGACGATAAAGCCAATATTTGGCGATTATTAAAAACTGTAGGAGAACAGTTTGAAATAGTTACAATTGAAGACGTAGAACGTTTGGCAAAAACTAAAATTAGCAATGCGTCaagcttaaaaaaatataaaggttTGGTTAAAAGCTCCACCAAGTGCTCGCACAAACgagacaaaaataataataaataaaattattaaacgaataaattacattagttttcttttcggtCAAACAACTTATATGAAACATAGCTATTCGGCCTGGTCGTTCATCGGTGATTAGAACAAAacattattaaaacaaaaggtTATTATGTACGGcgtggaaaaatgaaaccatcaTCGAGTTGGCCATCATCGCAAGCTACCTAAATTCTCTTCGACAACATCGACTGTCTGATGCTTGTGATAACGAAGGGAAGTTCATATGAAATCCTACTTTATGCACATACATCTTATTCTAATCCCACGCAATTATATCAGGGTTTATATATGCTCGCTATTACTTTTCAATTTCGTAAAGTTTATCTTCATTTGTCCCTAACCACTTTCCATTCCTGTCATTGTCTATCACTGCCTAACGTGTCTTGTTTTAATTCCCTTAGTTCCTTCTTATTTGCTTGGTTAATGCTTTCACCTAACCGTTGACGCAAACTActatgaaatatattttaattaccCTAGCTTAATCGGTCCGGCTACGCATGGAAACTCCGGGATGCTTGGCAGGCATACTGCAATATGCTGACATGCTCCAATGTATGATGTTACTCCGCTAGCAATTTGGAGaatgaaggaaggaaggagccAAGCCTCTCGTTATGTTTTCTGGCCGATCCGATGCACACTGAAAGAATGTAAAATTAAATGTTAGCATAAACGCATTGAGACACTTTTTCTCCGCGGCATACTTCCCCACTTTTCCTCTCCTCGATTAGATTCATGCTGGCAACGCTCCGTCATCGCAGTGTGTCCATTAAATGATATTTAAGAGCATGtaagagaaggagaaagaagagaaaaaccaTTTAGTGGGCTGTGACATGGTACTATTATTCAAGTGTAGATTTACCACAGAAGTCAGAATTAGTAAATGAACGATGACTCACTAAGAAATAGCTAATATAACCCAGAATCTGCAAACATCAAACGATACCTTCCGCAACACGGTACCGTATATTTCGCAAATCGCGACACAATGAGTAGTTAGTTGGATGATGGTTTATGAAAGAAATCCACCCGTACAcccaacaacaattacaactttAACGCGTTTTTTGCCACAGGTTTAAATACCAACAATCAGTTGTAAAATTGTTCCAGATTTggaaaaccaaaccccaacTGAAAATGAAGAAGGAGGAAATAGGGCACTGATTGTACTCTCATATAACCATATGCATGTTTTTCATTGAGTGTGAAAGAATGCAAAATATTATCTGTTACGTAACATGTAATTACTTCTGAAATTGCTACAAAAATGAATATTacaagtttgttttaaatacattgatttgtattatttttctttccgtaCCTAATATTAGAAAcaggtggaagaaaaagtgcACCGAGTACAACCGATTTAATACAATCAAATGCTAGTTTAACAACTAAGATAAAACattaatacaattttaattcaaaaagaGATAGATATAGCATTGTTCTGTCAGTATTTCTGGTAATATAGGTTGTTACGGTAGCGCTGGTCTTTAATATGACAGGAACGGTAACAAATTCTATATTTGATACTCCCCATTCGTTGAAATGACTATCTTGTTGGAGGTAGATAGAGTTCCGGCAAGCCAAATATAGTTAGAGCACAGTTGAAACCATGCAACAATCAGCGTCTCACAGTATCATTTACATGATAGGTGAGAGCCTATGCGCAAGAACTGATTGGCATCTTGCACTAATATCAGGATGATAGGCAAGAGCCGGTATCGCACCATTCAGTTCTGCGAAAATGAAGGTATGCGTTCCATATGTTTTGGCGTACCCGAACTTTATGTACACGCCCAGGATAATCGATATAACGTATGGGCAAATGGTACGGATTAGATTTGAATTTGGTAACGGTCGTGTCATGTGAAAGGTCGGCGCTAGCAATACCAATTCGATTATGAAATCAAATATGGAGAAAAAGACCTGGAGACCGAGTGCACTAATCGATCGGCGTCTCACACTATCATTTGCATTATAGGTGAGAGCCCTTGCTCGACACGGCAAGGCACACATTAAGTGGCATCTTGCACTATCATCCAAATTATGATAGGCAAGTGCCGGCGCCTATCATCCAGTCTCCAGGTCTCGGCAAACGTGCTatatttgaagcaaaaaatcataattaaaaaataattgattaTAGCTCCAGTTGTATGCCGATTGCAACCACAACCGGAATGGACAGCCAGAAATACTGACAGAACAATGCTATATCTATCtctttttgaattaaaattgtattaatGTTTTATCTTAGTTGTTAAACTAGCATTTGATTGTATTAAATCGGTTGTACTCGGTgcactttttcttccacctgTTTCTAATATTAGGtacggaaagaaaaataatacaaatcaatgtatttaaaacaaacttgtAATATTCATTTTTGTAGCAATTTCAGAAGTAATTACATGTTACGTAACAGATAATATTTTGCATTCTTTCACACTCAATGAAAAACATGCATATGGTTATATGAGAGTACAATCAGTGCCCTATTTCCTCCTTCTTCATTTTCAgttggg
Proteins encoded in this region:
- the LOC118516576 gene encoding uncharacterized protein LOC118516576 isoform X9; this encodes MVLYVVNKVLNHTSSFVENMFREAANTNRSLKSCTLSALRSRLPQLTIRPNKVVIQAASITPTSKTSPRINVTAAPTKATTSAIPSRLLTPNSFNAAPAKATTSAIPSRLLPPNSFKAAPAKATTAQYNPMLLNTCKIYRPTPTVKKPAPSIIDATSEKEKRNVLNLKTGKLYRPKLLINTSPETVSVASRSTQTSMLDAAQTNPATSSAFESQTSEQLTVLNKSVALIWAELNYLTDHRNKTTYGAGTMQGPGHPITTSIMTLPFLTSEAELTAFNENLGNDDFFESVLLLINDKVSGKPYAKNRMHDTFMMLFDRTFLATCSWRGGGKNGPKTRLDDKANIWRLLKTVGEQFEIVTIEDVERLAKTKISNASSLKKYKGLVKSSTKCSHKRDKNNNK
- the LOC118516576 gene encoding uncharacterized protein LOC118516576 isoform X7, whose product is MVLYVVNKVLNHTSSFVENMFREAANTNRSLKSCTLSALRSRLPQLTIRPNKVVIQAASITPTSKTSPRINVTAAPTKATTSAIPSRLLTPNSFNAAPAKATTSAIPSRLLPPNSFKAAPAKATTSAIPSRLLPPNSFKAAPAKATTAQYNPMLLNTCKIYRPTPTVKKPAPSIIDATSEKEKRNVLNLKTGKLYRPKLLINTSPETVSVASRSTQTSMLDAAQTNPATSSAFESQTSEQLTVLNKSVALIWAELNYLTDHRNKTTYGAGTMQGPGHPITTSIMTLPFLTSEAELTAFNENLGNDDFFESVLLLINDKVSGKPYAKNRMHDTFMMLFDRTFLATCSWRGGGKNGPKTRLDDKANIWRLLKTVGEQFEIVTIEDVERLAKTKISNASSLKKYKGLVKSSTKCSHKRDKNNNK